Proteins encoded in a region of the Malaciobacter mytili LMG 24559 genome:
- a CDS encoding response regulator transcription factor: MNKELLEQLKNFTILCVEDEEGIRKRFVNTLKYYFKEVYAASCVDEGYELYLEYKPSIILSDIEMPNKNGIALIEKIRKKDLSSIVIMVTAYSNEEYLLDLINLNINQYILKPVNSETLLNGILKALVKKLTLKIHFTEELYFDMSCRELFYNDEIVNLRKRDKDFIVLLYENKNQVLTYSLIEEHLWKDKIMSMSALKTFIKEFRQRIPFDIITNIPQEGYKLKNFS, encoded by the coding sequence ATGAATAAAGAGCTATTAGAACAATTAAAAAATTTCACTATTTTGTGTGTTGAAGATGAAGAAGGTATTAGAAAAAGATTTGTAAATACTTTAAAATATTACTTTAAAGAGGTATATGCAGCTTCTTGTGTTGATGAAGGATATGAGTTATATTTAGAATATAAACCTTCAATTATTTTAAGTGATATTGAAATGCCAAATAAAAATGGCATAGCTTTAATAGAAAAAATTAGAAAAAAAGATTTAAGTAGTATTGTTATAATGGTTACAGCTTATAGTAATGAAGAGTATTTACTAGATTTAATAAATTTAAATATAAATCAATATATTTTAAAGCCAGTAAATTCTGAAACTTTATTAAATGGTATATTAAAAGCCTTAGTAAAAAAACTTACTTTAAAGATACATTTTACAGAAGAACTTTATTTTGATATGAGTTGTAGAGAACTTTTTTATAATGATGAAATAGTAAATCTTAGAAAAAGAGATAAGGATTTTATAGTTTTATTATATGAAAATAAAAATCAAGTTTTAACATATAGTTTAATAGAAGAGCATCTTTGGAAAGATAAGATTATGAGTATGAGTGCTTTAAAAACTTTTATTAAAGAGTTTAGACAAAGAATACCTTTTGATATAATTACAAATATTCCACAAGAAGGTTACAAACTTAAAAATTTCTCATAA